One window of Etheostoma spectabile isolate EspeVRDwgs_2016 chromosome 6, UIUC_Espe_1.0, whole genome shotgun sequence genomic DNA carries:
- the ndufa3 gene encoding NADH dehydrogenase [ubiquinone] 1 alpha subcomplex subunit 3, with translation MAGIAAFLKNAWNKEPVILASCAIGLIGFALPLISPITKYTGMINSSVPYNYPVPVRDDGNMPDVPAHPSEPKGNNLEWLKNL, from the exons ATGGCGG GGATCGCAGCGTTCCTGAAGAATGCATGGAATAAGGAGCCTGTTATCCTGGCCTCCTGTGCTATTGGATTGATAG GTTTTGCTCTTCCGTTAATCAGCCCCATCACAAAGTATACAGGAATGATCAATTCGTCTGTGCCATACAACTACCCAG TCCCTGTGCGAGATGATGGAAACATGCCTGATGTCCCTGCTCATCCGAGTGAACCAAAAGGAAACAACTTGGAATGGCTTAAAAATCTTTAA
- the tfpt gene encoding TCF3 fusion partner yields MMEDFSGLALPPLFGGHILEAELEPGGVELGPGEVELGSGSNELLESTAQEDEERRALDKRKYLALNRRCKDIEQVNQKILGRLHRVHRITRRMKKERRFLMKTLDAHGDDYRNAQLTILLEDEPGAQLDPADGVEDYRLNGVSCSTLSAALHHAAGPKRRRHRIPRQEKDKDQQTEPDMSVLAETQFGEMPSPTSLSH; encoded by the exons ATGATGGAGGATTTCTCTGGTTTGGCTCTGCCCCCTCTGTTTGGAGGACACATCCTGGAGGCCGAGCTGGAGCCTGGAGGTGTGGAGCTGGGGCCGGGAGAG GTGGAGCTGGGCTCGGGGAGCAATGAGCTGCTGGAGAGTACAGCACAGGAGGATGAAGAGAGAAGAGCTCTTGATAAgaggaaatatctggctctgaACAGGAGATGTAAGGACATTGAACAG GTGAATCAGAAGATTCTTGGTCGCCTTCATCGAGTACACAGAATTACACGGCGCATGAAGAAGGAGAGACG GTTTCTCATGAAGACTTTAGATGCTCACGGGGATGACTACAGAAACGCCCAGCTCACTATACTTCTAGAG GATGAACCTGGAGCCCAATTAGATCCCGCTGATGGAGTGGAGGATTACCGGCTCAATGGTGTGTCTTGTTCCACTTTGTCTGCAGCATTGCATCATGCTGCTGGACCAAAGCGGAGGAGGCACCGAATCCCACGGCAAGAAAAAGATAAAGACCAACAG ACTGAACCAGACATGTCAGTGTTGGCAGAGACACAGTTTGGAGAAATGCCCAGCCCAACCTCTCTGTCTCACTGA